Within Mycoplasmopsis verecunda, the genomic segment TTAAATTTTCAATTCTTTTGTAATCATCTCCATCAATTCCTGATTCAGGATGAATTCCAATACATGGTTTAATTAATGGATGATATTTTTGAGCTAATTGTAAAACTTCAACATTTTCTTCTGGATGCCCGCCATTTACAATAAAAAATTCAATACGATTTGCTATGGCTTGTTCGCATATCATATCGATAATATCTTCATTTTTATAGTAATTTATCGATAAATGATTATGTGCATCTACAAATTTATTTCTTTTTTTACTCATATTATTTTCCTAAACAGAAGTTACTAAACATAACATCTAATAAATCTTCTCTGTTTACATTACCTTTTATATTTTGAAGTGAATCTCATGCAGCATATAAATCAATTATTACGACATCAAATGTGTAGTAATTTAACAATGAATTTTTCGCATTATTTAAAGAATCTAAAGATTGTTTTATTAATGATAATTGTCTTGTATTTGAAAAAATTCTTTCATCAAAAATATTAATATTAGCAAAGTTAGATACTAAAGCTTGTTCTAGTGCTGATATATTATCTAATTTAGCGGAAATTTTTACTATATTTTCATCTGTATTGCTATCATCTAAATCGATTTTATTCAACACTTTGATATAGAATTTTCCTAGTTTCTTGGCTTTTTGTTCAACTTTTTTATCAAACTCATCCTCACCTTGCACAGTATCTGTTACATGGACTACCAAATCAGATTTTTCAATTTGCTCTAAGGATTTTTTAATACCTATTTGTTCAATTTTTTCATCAGTTTTTCTTAATCCAGCTGTATCAACTAGTTTGAATAACATATCATTGATTTTATAAGTGGCTTCGACTAAATCCCGAGTGGTTCCTGCAATATCTGTAACAATAGCTTTATCTTCAGATAAAAGACTATTTAAGATACTGCTTTTACCAACATTAGGTTTTCCTAAAAATGCAACTTTTACTCCTTCGAATACATATCTAGAATCTTCTGAAACCTTAACTATTTCACTTAATTTCTTAATTAAGACATCAAGTTTATTAATCATTACATCATTATCAATTTGCTCAATATCTTCATATTCAGGATAATCAATATTCACTTCGCAAATTCCAATTAATAAAGCAATTTCTTTTAAGAAATCATCAATCATATGCGAAGTCTTACCTTTGAACTTATTAACAGAAGCACTAGCTTGTGATGTGGTTTGAGCCATAATTAAATCATGAATTGCTTCAGCTTTAACTAAATCCATTTTTCCATTTAAAAATGCTCTCCGTGTAAATTCACCTTTATCTGCTAGTCTAGCTCCATTTTGTAACAATAGTTCTAATACTTTATTAGTAACTATAATTCCACCATGACAATTAATCTCGATTAAAGGTTCACCAACATAGTTGTTATATATAACAGTACCGTCAGGATTTTGTTTGCCTAAAAACCACATTACTAATACTTCATCAACTAAATTATCTCCATCATAAATATTACCATAAGTAATATTATGATCTGAACCAAGTTTACCTCTATAAATTTTTGAAATTATTTCTTTTGCATCTGGACCAGATAACCGCACAATTGAAATTGGCTGATTAATATGAGAACCAGAACTAATTGCTGCTATATTATCATACATAGTTATATTTTATAGCAATTATGATATAAAATTAATATTTTTTATTTGTTAAAATAAGTTATATTTCTCTAAAATATAGGTATAAATTTCATACTTAGTTATATAATTAAAACACTAATTATTTTTTAGTTTTTATTATCAATAAGGGGTATGAATGTCACATAAAAAAGAATATATTAGACAGCGTGTTAAAGGAACAATTCTAACTTTTGGATTCTTATACAATGTCAAGAAAAACTGACAAAAAATCTTAGTGATGAGTATTATTGGTATTGTTATGGGATTTTTTGGAGTTTTATTACTTCAAAATACGGGTCTATATGCATTAGGATTAGAAGCTTTTGGGCAAGGAGTTGGTTCTTTACTTTTATATGTATTGAAATCAAATGGAGTAAATCATGAAACCGCTTATACCGTGTATAACTTATGTTTCTGATTAATTTATTTTGTACTCAATATACCTTTATTGATATTATCGTGAAAAAAGATTTCTAAATCTTTTACTTTATATACAGGATATTATTTAGCTATATTTTCAATTGCTGGAGTTATTTTTGGTGAATTACCAGGGATGAATCATGTTTACTTATTTACTAATTTAACTCAAGGTTCACCTGAAGTATTTACAAGCAACGATGTTCAAGTAGTATTATGAAACTGAGATAAAGACTCAGTAAAACATATGGCAATATTCTTATATTCATTATGTTGAGGTATGCTTCAAGGCATTGCAGCTGTTTCTTGCATAATTATTGGATCTTCAACTGGTGGATTTGATATCTATGGTATGTATATAGCTAAAACTAAACTAAAAGATATTGGGACAGTTTTTCTATTTCTAAATTTTATTTCATTAACTATTGCTAATATTATGGGTTCTTATATTCCTGCATCATTGGCTTTATCTAATGAAGTAGCTAGCTCTAAGGTTTTAATTAATAATCATCCTTGAGAATTAAATATGTTTTTTAATGTTAACTATGTTTCGGGTTTTTTTATGTTACTTATTAATGCTTTTATAGTTAACATTACATATCCAAAAAATAAACTAGTTCAAACACAAATTTACTGTGATAGACCATTTGAATTAATCGAAGATATTAACAAAATGTCAAATCGAACATATACATTTTCTGTTGTTGAAATTATTGGTGGATATTCACGCAAGAAAAAATATATGCTAACAACTAACACTCAATATCTCGATGCTGCTGACTTATTTATTGTAACTAAAAAAATTAATAAAGAACTATTTATATCTATACTGGACCTGAAAAAAGGTGATGGATATATGTTTATAGAAAAGTAATATTTAAAAACATCTCGTCGCTCTGAGATGTTTTTAAATATTAAAATTGTATTATTATAGAATTGATTAATAGAGCTCTAGTCATCATTTATATTGTACAAATGTAAATTTTGTTTCATATCTTCATACCAATTATCTAGGTGTGAATTATCGTAACTATAAACAGAGAATGGAAATTGAATTTTATTTTTCTTAATAAATTTATTATATTTTCTAAATAACTTTTTGTCTCACTTAAATATTTGATTTATTTTTCACTTTGTATCACAATATTTAGTCGTTAATATTTTTAGTATTTCTTCATTCTTCAGAAATACATAATCAATTGTGAATAGTAAGCCTAGTGATATTATAAATATAATAAATATTGAAATCAAATATGTATGAGTAAAAGTGTTCTCTAAATGGTATGATACTATTTTAGTTCTAGTTCCAGCAATACCATGTGCTGACCTGCCAATAGCATAATATATAAAGAACATAAATGGGACTAATGCGGCAGCTAAAATTAATAATATGTTATTTAGTAATCATCTTCTTACAAGTGCTTTATAGATTTTAGTAGTATAAATATTGTCTAAAAAATACTCTCATTGATAATAATTCATTTTATTTATCATTGTGAAATCATTAAAAACTTTATTATTTTCAACAGTAAAAAACTGATTTTTGAAGATATATCTCGTTGTTTTATTATTTGATTTATATTCGATATTAAAATGTGAATAAAATGCACTATTTAATATAGCTAAAGGAGTTGATATATTATTTTTGCTCTTGGTTCTTCAAATATGCCTAACTATTTCATTTAAATTATCATATTGTATTATTTTATTATCAAAATTTCTGTATTTAATTTTTAGACTTATATATTTAATAATAACTATTAAAAAAATAATTCATGATATTGGGTTAAAAACAAAAAATATTGCCATTCATCTAATATCCGGAATAAAAAAACAACCTAATAATGATATTAATATTCATGATGCAACATCAAAAAATAGTAATGTTTTAATATGCAATAATTTTTTATTATAAATTGTTAACATGATTAATAAAGGAATTAAATTCCTTTCGGATAGTAATATCCATTTGTTCTAAATCACCATTTTCAATAAATATATATGCTAATCCTACACCACTATTAATTAAATCTAATATAGTAAGTATTTTTCCAATAGGATTTAGTATCGTTGCTACTTTAGTAACAATATTTTCTACAGTCATCGTTTCAGCAAGTATATTTAAAGATCTTTTTCAAATATTTACTTTAGTTATTAAATTGTTAATAAATTTTTTGCTTAGATTCTTTGTGAAAAAATTTGTTAATGTTATATTTGCTTTGTCTAAATTCATTTTTTTCTCCTTGGTAAAAGTTAAAAAAAATAAGCAAATCGTTAAAATTTGCTTATTATTTTAACTATTTTATTTATTGTTTAATGCTAATTGAGTTAAAGTTTTAACCATAACTCCTGTTGGTTTAGAACCAATATCAGCTGTTCCTGCTACGTCTAAGTGAATGTATTCTACACCTTCTGTAAATTCTTTTAAAAACATTGCAGCAGATGAAGAACCACCACCAATTCCGCTTAAATCTGTATTTTTTAAATCAGCTACAACTGAATTTCTAATTTCTTTTGCAAAAGCTTCATCTAAAGGCATTCTTCATACTAATTCATTTGATTCTTTAGCAGCTGTAGAAAGTTCTTCTCAAGCTTTTTCACTTGTTGCTCATACACCTGTATATGTTTGTCCTAGAGCCACTAAAATTGCTCCAGTAAGAGTTGCAACATCAACTAATCTTGTAGCATTTAGTTTTCTAATACCATATGTTAAACCATCAGCCATTACTAAACGTCCTTCAGCATCTGTATTGTTGATTTCTACAGTTTTTCCATTCATACTTGTTCATACTGAATCTGGTAATGATGCATCTCCATTAACTCTGTTATCTGTAATACACATAATAGCAGCAACATTAGCTTTTGGTTTCATTTGTGCAATAGCTTTAAGAGCTGAAGCAACAAATACTGAACCTGACATATCATATTTCATACCTAGCATATTTCTACCAGTTTTAATGTTGTATCCACCTGAGTCAAATGTAATTCCTTTTCCAACATAAACAGTTTTTTCTTTAGAATTTGGATTACCATTATATTCAATAACAACAACACGAGGTTCATACATACTTCCGCGGTTTACTGAAAGTAATAATCCCATTTTGTTTTCTTCAATAGCTTTTTTATCTAATACAGTAACTTTTAAATTATCATATTTAGCTAAATCAGCAACAACTTGTTCAGCCAATCATTCTGAATTACAAATATTTGGTGGTGTAACTTGTAGATTTCTTGCAAAATTAACAGCTTCAGATAAAACAACAGCTTTATTTAATTCGTCCTTATATTCATTTTCAGATGCTAGTGATAGTAATGAAACGGCATATTTTTCATCTTTTTTGGTTGTTTTAGCTGAATAAATATCAGCATTAACATAATTATAAGCTTCCACAAATGCTTTCACAACTAATGCTAACTTTAATTCACCTTTAACAAAGGTATCTAAATCAATTTGATATTCTCTTGCTTGAGAAGCAAAGAATCCTTTAGCAAATGCGAATAATGAATCGTATTTATAATTTTTTTCTTCTCCTAAATACACAAGAGATTCATTTTTATCAAAGTAATCTGTTACTACATTGTTTTTTTCAACTAGAGTTTTATCATATGAATCACCCTTAAAAACAGCTTTAAGTAACATTGAATTATTTCTAGATTTATCAATATTTCTAATAAACATATTTTTCTCCTTAAATATAAATATTGTTTATATTTTACATTTTTAATAAAGTATTTTTATCTAAATTATCATAATTTGGATTAGTGAGTTTAACAAATAAAAGACGGCTTACTTTTATTTGTTAGCATTTATTTATTTATTTAGCAAACCATAGACTGAGATTGTTTGGTTGTAATAAACATTTCATTAAATATTCATAAAGTGTCTATTTTTTCATAATATATCTATTGTTTTTGACTTAAGTAATAATTTACATAATACTAAATGATTAGATTTTTTAGTTTTCTTACTTATATGAATTCACATAAATTTAAATTTGATACTTGAAATTCATACATATTTTAAATAATAACTTCTCTTGCCATAGTGATTAATACCAATTAGAGCAAATTGTACAAATTTTTGGGTTCACAACGAACTCGAAGAAAGAGTAGAACTATTAGAAGCTACTATTGCTTTCAACGAAGAACTAAAACAAAGAGTTAACTTCCGACTGAAGCAACAAAAGAAGAAATAGTTCGAACCATCGAGTCATTAAGAGAACGATTTAAATTAAGAATTCTATTGCAAGTTGCTTCTATACCTAAATCAACATATGAATACCAAGTAAATGCTATTCATAAAATGGAAGAAAAGCTAAAAGAACTATATGCTGTTATGAATGAAATTTTTACAAATTCAAATCAAACATATGGTTACAGAAGAATGCAAATAGAACTTAAAAATCGCGGTTATTTCTTTAATCGTAAGAAAGTAAGAAAGCTTATGAAAAGATTTGGATTTAAAGTAGAACAAAAATCAAAACGCAAATATAGTTCATACAAAGGCGAGATAGGAAAAGTTGCAGAAAATCTAATAAACAGAAACTTCTTATCAAGCCTTCCTCTACAAAAACTTTATACAGATATTACTGAATTTAAGTTAAAAACAGATGTTAAACTATATTTTTCAGCTATAGTTGACGGCTTCAATTCTGAAATTGTTTCTTGAGCTATTTCTACAAGTCCGAACCTACAACTTATTAAAAATACATTAGAACCTTTATTACCTAAATTAAAAGGTATGAAAGGAAGTATAATGCATTCCAATCAAGGTTGACATTATCAACATAAATACTTTATCGAGACATTGAAAAAACACAATATAACACAAAGTATGTCTAGAAAAGGTAATAGTCCAGACAATGGATTAGTCGAATCTTGTTTCGGCGTTATCAAAACTGAATTCTTTTATCCAAATAGAAAACGTTTTGATTCAATAGAACAATTCATTAGTGAACTAAACGGATATATTTGATATTACAACAACAAAAGAATCAAGTTGAGACTAAAAAGTAGTCCAGTTGATTACAGAAATTCTTTTGATTCAAATTTGGCCCAACTTTAGGGGTTCACTACAACTATAAATTTTTCTGACTATATATATACAAAAATAATATAATATAAATGAGTAAAGAAAAATATATTAACCTAACTTATGTTTTTTACAAAATACAGCAAAATGGAACTAATATATGCTTAAAATGCATATTTTACTAATTTTATACCATTGCTCTAAGTTGACTAAGAAACAAAAAAATCAAGCTTCGAAATATAGAAAGAATCAATAAATTAATACAATTAAAAAATTAGTTTAAGTTCTTTTTAACAAGGAGTGCAAAATGAAAAATAAAAAAATTAATTTAATATTTGGTGGTATTGCACTTTTAACTACCACATCGATATTGACAGCTTGCCAATATACCAAAAATAATGATTTAATAAATAAATTAGATATTGCTAAATCCAATCTTAAAAAAGAAGTAGAAATAATAAAATCTAATAATTCATCAAAATCATTGCTGGATTTAAGCAAAATATTAAGTGATAAATATTTAAAAAATACAAATGATTTTAGTACAGAATTACTCAATAAAAATATTGCAGAAATAAATAATGTGCTTGATAATATTAGCTATTTTAAGTCAATTGATAATAAACTAAATCAATTAAATAAGATGCTTAATGATCAAAATAGTAATGATGTATTAAATTATATTCGTAATATGAAAAATACAGTTTTTAATAATTATTTATCTAGCCAATCTGATTTGAAAAAAATTCTTCAAAATATTGATGATAAAATAAAAGGAATTCAAGAAACTGAAAACAATAATAAAAATTTAAAATTACAAATAGTTGAACAAATTAAAAAAGCTAATTCAATTATCAAAAGTTTAGAAGAAACATCAATTAATTTAAATAAATATAATCTACATAAAGATGAAATTTTAAAAATTGAAACTGATTTAAAACAAAA encodes:
- a CDS encoding IS3 family transposase; translated protein: MVRTIESLRERFKLRILLQVASIPKSTYEYQVNAIHKMEEKLKELYAVMNEIFTNSNQTYGYRRMQIELKNRGYFFNRKKVRKLMKRFGFKVEQKSKRKYSSYKGEIGKVAENLINRNFLSSLPLQKLYTDITEFKLKTDVKLYFSAIVDGFNSEIVSWAISTSPNLQLIKNTLEPLLPKLKGMKGSIMHSNQGWHYQHKYFIETLKKHNITQSMSRKGNSPDNGLVESCFGVIKTEFFYPNRKRFDSIEQFISELNGYIWYYNNKRIKLRLKSSPVDYRNSFDSNLAQL
- the mnmE gene encoding tRNA uridine-5-carboxymethylaminomethyl(34) synthesis GTPase MnmE; this translates as MYDNIAAISSGSHINQPISIVRLSGPDAKEIISKIYRGKLGSDHNITYGNIYDGDNLVDEVLVMWFLGKQNPDGTVIYNNYVGEPLIEINCHGGIIVTNKVLELLLQNGARLADKGEFTRRAFLNGKMDLVKAEAIHDLIMAQTTSQASASVNKFKGKTSHMIDDFLKEIALLIGICEVNIDYPEYEDIEQIDNDVMINKLDVLIKKLSEIVKVSEDSRYVFEGVKVAFLGKPNVGKSSILNSLLSEDKAIVTDIAGTTRDLVEATYKINDMLFKLVDTAGLRKTDEKIEQIGIKKSLEQIEKSDLVVHVTDTVQGEDEFDKKVEQKAKKLGKFYIKVLNKIDLDDSNTDENIVKISAKLDNISALEQALVSNFANINIFDERIFSNTRQLSLIKQSLDSLNNAKNSLLNYYTFDVVIIDLYAAWDSLQNIKGNVNREDLLDVMFSNFCLGK
- a CDS encoding leucyl aminopeptidase family protein encodes the protein MFIRNIDKSRNNSMLLKAVFKGDSYDKTLVEKNNVVTDYFDKNESLVYLGEEKNYKYDSLFAFAKGFFASQAREYQIDLDTFVKGELKLALVVKAFVEAYNYVNADIYSAKTTKKDEKYAVSLLSLASENEYKDELNKAVVLSEAVNFARNLQVTPPNICNSEWLAEQVVADLAKYDNLKVTVLDKKAIEENKMGLLLSVNRGSMYEPRVVVIEYNGNPNSKEKTVYVGKGITFDSGGYNIKTGRNMLGMKYDMSGSVFVASALKAIAQMKPKANVAAIMCITDNRVNGDASLPDSVWTSMNGKTVEINNTDAEGRLVMADGLTYGIRKLNATRLVDVATLTGAILVALGQTYTGVWATSEKAWEELSTAAKESNELVWRMPLDEAFAKEIRNSVVADLKNTDLSGIGGGSSSAAMFLKEFTEGVEYIHLDVAGTADIGSKPTGVMVKTLTQLALNNK
- a CDS encoding YitT family protein, coding for MSHKKEYIRQRVKGTILTFGFLYNVKKNWQKILVMSIIGIVMGFFGVLLLQNTGLYALGLEAFGQGVGSLLLYVLKSNGVNHETAYTVYNLCFWLIYFVLNIPLLILSWKKISKSFTLYTGYYLAIFSIAGVIFGELPGMNHVYLFTNLTQGSPEVFTSNDVQVVLWNWDKDSVKHMAIFLYSLCWGMLQGIAAVSCIIIGSSTGGFDIYGMYIAKTKLKDIGTVFLFLNFISLTIANIMGSYIPASLALSNEVASSKVLINNHPWELNMFFNVNYVSGFFMLLINAFIVNITYPKNKLVQTQIYCDRPFELIEDINKMSNRTYTFSVVEIIGGYSRKKKYMLTTNTQYLDAADLFIVTKKINKELFISILDLKKGDGYMFIEK